Below is a genomic region from Methanococcus vannielii SB.
TTCTTTTTTAACCCGATTAATGTCTTCAATTGTAAAAGTTTTGTGAACATAACAGTGTCCACCTTCAGGCACTAAAATTATCTTTTTATCCGTTCTTTTTGATACAAAGTACCCTAAATTATTGTCTGGGCCAAATAAAATTTCTTTTTCGTCAAATGAATTTACTACTTTATCGGCATTTGCAGACGTACACGTTGCATCGGCAAGAGCCTTTGAAGATGCTAACGTATTTACATAAATTACTACTTTCGCATTTGGGTGTTTTTTCTTTTCTTTAAGTATAACTTCCGGTGGAAGATCACGTGCCATTGGACAGTAAGTTTCAATAATTTCCGGAATTAACACTTTTTTTTCAGGATTTAAAACTTTTGCAGTTTCTGCCATAAAATCCACACCGCAAAATACAATTATATCTTTATTTGTATCCTTTGCAGCAATACAAAGTTCTAAGGAATCGCCAATTATATCTGCAATTTTTTGAATTTCTTCTGGCTGATAGTTGTGTGCTAAAATTATTGCATTTTTCTCTTTTTTAAGTTTATTTATCCTATCCAGTATGTTCATAAATATACACCTTTAATCTCACTTAAAATTATTTAATAATCTCTTTTTTAATTTTTAAGGCTTCGATAACCATTTTTTCGGCAATTTTATCCAAGCTATAGGGGGTTATAGGTTCCATATCTTTTATAAATTTACCAGTTCCAACAACCAAATGGCCTTCTTCTTCCATTTTTAAAAATTCAACAGGGCCATTTTCATATTTAGCATCACCAACCTTAACATTACAGTTAAGCCCGAATACCCCATTTGTTCCAATGCAGATTTTTTTAGTGGTTTTACAGTATTCAATAATTTTTTTTCGTAAATTTAAAGTATCTCCGCCTGCAAAAACGACTAATACAATGTTTCCCGAAATTTTTTCAAGATTTTCTTTGGAAATA
It encodes:
- the nadA gene encoding quinolinate synthase NadA is translated as MNILDRINKLKKEKNAIILAHNYQPEEIQKIADIIGDSLELCIAAKDTNKDIIVFCGVDFMAETAKVLNPEKKVLIPEIIETYCPMARDLPPEVILKEKKKHPNAKVVIYVNTLASSKALADATCTSANADKVVNSFDEKEILFGPDNNLGYFVSKRTDKKIILVPEGGHCYVHKTFTIEDINRVKKEYPNAEILIHPESDPEIQDLADHVMSTGGMVKHVLNSEKEEFVIGTEVDMITRIKIDLEKLGKTKKLIPLRKNAICTSMKPISLEKLEKCLLEENYEINLSEEIIENAKKAINRMLLI
- a CDS encoding ThiF family adenylyltransferase: MDIKLLEDKLNSKGTVSVIGCGRLGVRVIMDILEVHRGGFKKIEVFDAAKIDMNDVIHRKYGGKVGEYKVSFIKDFFPEKIDAVFEDISKENLEKISGNIVLVVFAGGDTLNLRKKIIEYCKTTKKICIGTNGVFGLNCNVKVGDAKYENGPVEFLKMEEEGHLVVGTGKFIKDMEPITPYSLDKIAEKMVIEALKIKKEIIK